A stretch of Hydrogenothermus marinus DNA encodes these proteins:
- the folD gene encoding bifunctional methylenetetrahydrofolate dehydrogenase/methenyltetrahydrofolate cyclohydrolase FolD, giving the protein MAIILDGKKVAQKIKKELKKEVEEYIKKGLRNPTLAVVLVGNDPASQVYVRNKRKSCEEVGIKSMYIHLEEETPEEELLRIIDKLNKDEEVDGILVQLPLPRHINTSNIIMAINPEKDVDGFHPDNVGKLATGLKDAIIPCTPLGIWLLLKEYNIETYKKDVVIVGASNIVGKPMSLLFLKNEEATVTVCHRNTKNLEKHTKNAEILVVAVGKPNLITSDMVKENVVVVDVGINKLEDGRLVGDTDFENIKHKAFAITPVPGGVGPMTVASLLINTISVYRQKFGFSKHPLTDI; this is encoded by the coding sequence ATGGCAATAATCTTAGATGGTAAAAAAGTTGCCCAAAAAATAAAAAAAGAGTTAAAAAAAGAAGTAGAAGAATATATAAAAAAAGGATTAAGAAATCCAACCTTAGCTGTAGTATTAGTTGGAAATGACCCTGCAAGTCAAGTTTATGTAAGAAATAAAAGAAAATCATGTGAAGAAGTTGGAATTAAATCAATGTATATACATCTTGAAGAAGAAACACCTGAAGAAGAACTTTTAAGGATAATAGACAAACTAAACAAAGATGAAGAAGTTGATGGAATACTTGTACAACTTCCACTTCCAAGACATATTAATACATCAAATATAATTATGGCAATAAATCCAGAAAAAGATGTAGATGGGTTTCATCCTGATAATGTAGGGAAACTTGCTACAGGCTTAAAAGATGCAATAATACCTTGTACCCCTCTTGGTATATGGCTTTTATTAAAAGAATACAATATAGAAACATACAAAAAAGATGTTGTTATAGTTGGAGCAAGTAATATAGTAGGAAAGCCTATGTCCCTTTTATTCTTAAAAAATGAAGAAGCAACTGTTACAGTCTGTCATAGAAATACAAAAAATTTAGAAAAACATACAAAAAATGCAGAAATTTTAGTAGTAGCAGTAGGAAAACCAAATTTAATAACTTCTGATATGGTTAAAGAAAATGTAGTAGTTGTTGATGTTGGAATAAATAAACTTGAAGACGGAAGATTAGTAGGAGATACAGATTTTGAAAATATAAAACATAAAGCTTTTGCAATAACCCCTGTTCCTGGTGGAGTTGGGCCTATGACAGTAGCATCTTTATTAATAAATACCATAAGTGTATATAGACAGAAATTTGGATTTTCTAAACATCCTTTAACTGATATTTAA
- the mobB gene encoding molybdopterin-guanine dinucleotide biosynthesis protein B: protein MKIIGIVGAHNSGKTTFISKLITKLKEKGYKVVAIKHDPKGKAKVDTEGKDSYKFQEAGADQVILVSPTKITTFNKIEKELHPNEIIEKFVNKSADLVILEGFKWYKGFDKFEVIRKEESRELLLKDNEELKGVITDYYPFNPSFDINNVNDFIKYLENNYLKGD from the coding sequence TTGAAAATCATAGGTATTGTAGGTGCCCATAATAGTGGCAAAACTACTTTTATCTCAAAGCTTATTACAAAACTAAAAGAAAAAGGATATAAAGTAGTAGCTATTAAACATGATCCAAAAGGAAAAGCAAAAGTAGATACAGAAGGAAAAGATAGTTATAAATTCCAAGAAGCAGGAGCAGATCAAGTAATATTAGTTTCTCCTACCAAAATAACAACTTTTAACAAAATAGAAAAAGAATTACATCCAAATGAGATAATAGAAAAGTTTGTAAATAAATCGGCAGATTTAGTAATACTTGAAGGATTTAAATGGTATAAAGGATTTGATAAATTTGAAGTAATAAGAAAAGAAGAAAGTAGAGAACTTCTTTTAAAGGATAATGAAGAGCTAAAAGGTGTAATTACAGATTATTATCCTTTTAATCCTTCATTTGATATAAATAATGTAAATGATTTTATAAAATATTTGGAAAACAATTATTTAAAAGGAGATTAA
- the accD gene encoding acetyl-CoA carboxylase, carboxyltransferase subunit beta, which yields MGLKDFLDKLTGRKKLNIEKGEWINCPKCKNLLYSQDLIKNLKICPHCGYTFRMSAKERVDLLLDEVKTYDLFPDIKPKDILGFKDTKKYKDRLKEYQKKTGLNDAIIIANGNIYDREIVVAAMDFRFMGGSMGSVVGAKFVRGAEFAIEKKIPFIAITASGGARMQEGIISLMQMAKTSMAVNRLNKEGILYISILTDPTMGGVSASFAFLGDIIIAEPESLIGFAGPRVIQETIKQQLPEGFQTAEFLLEKGQIDMVVPRQNLKKTVYTLIKQTQG from the coding sequence TTGGGATTAAAAGATTTCTTAGATAAGCTAACAGGAAGAAAGAAACTAAATATAGAAAAAGGAGAATGGATTAACTGCCCTAAATGTAAAAATCTGCTTTACAGCCAGGATTTAATTAAAAATCTAAAGATATGTCCCCATTGTGGATACACATTTAGAATGTCTGCAAAAGAAAGGGTAGATCTGCTTTTAGATGAAGTTAAAACTTATGATTTATTTCCTGACATAAAACCAAAGGATATTTTAGGTTTTAAAGATACAAAAAAATACAAAGATAGATTAAAAGAATATCAGAAAAAAACCGGTTTAAATGATGCAATAATAATTGCAAATGGAAATATTTATGATAGAGAAATAGTTGTTGCTGCTATGGATTTTAGGTTTATGGGCGGAAGTATGGGAAGTGTTGTTGGTGCTAAATTTGTAAGAGGTGCAGAGTTTGCAATAGAAAAAAAGATACCATTTATCGCTATAACTGCATCAGGTGGAGCAAGGATGCAAGAAGGGATTATATCTTTAATGCAGATGGCTAAAACTTCAATGGCAGTAAATAGATTAAATAAAGAAGGAATTTTATATATATCAATTCTTACTGATCCTACAATGGGAGGAGTTTCTGCAAGCTTTGCTTTTTTAGGAGATATTATAATTGCAGAGCCTGAAAGTTTAATAGGGTTTGCAGGACCAAGGGTAATACAAGAAACAATTAAACAACAACTACCAGAAGGATTCCAAACTGCAGAATTTTTACTTGAAAAAGGCCAGATTGATATGGTAGTTCCAAGGCAAAATCTAAAAAAAACAGTATATACTCTAATAAAACAAACTCAAGGTTAA